Proteins encoded by one window of Martelella endophytica:
- a CDS encoding UvrD-helicase domain-containing protein — translation MPKYILISSRALDAALMGEGFSDATAFPNEEGSIHRIALTDQIVGFRLATEKEPTYSALINIGELERLALTSASLQDIYRRIARVVTGLRSPPIHLPRAWSEYHYKNLLAFFACPREASSYRWISEIDGERKCIRFEALTDASIETSLQDYRPPSWPEDFSKYFQIFFDTEIKSVRPELTEDDALARHVELPAIGSASVVQGRTFEDWSYYLTEDQANVLKEDLRTSIRIVGPAGSGKTLTLCLRALQISRDEAIIRGEERVLIATHSWAMSERIDGVLRSLNSGVAPERITVFPLMSLLEVHAGHVGSSKIEVIGDDSSDGRNRTIEIISDVVSSLTDFSPSGLSTWVTEGLRSDAGTKPRRELVINLYEEITGVLSASGVAPDDVEATRLYLRAQREDWMPPFNSIQDRGLVIAAYRAFLRDLVDRASITTDQFILDSIRILETFSWRMRRETEGYDFILVDELQLFDPQERACLELLGRTKTGVPFISAEDPSQGVFSSLNARHSTTPNKPVYLETLHRFKKGIFDFISFIYRQFPLNALPLRIENSSDDDIIRPVHYICDLGEDPVETVIAITSNIADSSSSNITTCVITVGEDEGSISDALKMNGIHCTQLKSFDDVEKLAYVRRTVVVSPWEYIGGTQFDQVIVAAIGISQPESQFAKLREMISVYLACSRASQSLYIVTQGYAPSVITSAQEQGLIKSTQL, via the coding sequence ATGCCTAAGTATATACTGATTTCCTCAAGGGCACTGGATGCCGCTCTGATGGGTGAGGGGTTTTCAGATGCTACAGCTTTTCCAAATGAGGAAGGGTCAATTCATAGGATCGCACTGACAGATCAAATCGTCGGATTCCGTCTGGCGACCGAGAAGGAGCCAACATATAGCGCCTTGATAAACATTGGCGAGCTTGAAAGGTTGGCGCTGACTAGCGCATCATTGCAGGATATATATCGTCGCATCGCCCGTGTTGTAACTGGCTTAAGGTCGCCACCTATCCATTTGCCAAGAGCTTGGTCAGAGTATCACTATAAAAACCTCCTAGCTTTTTTTGCCTGCCCTCGAGAGGCGTCAAGCTACAGATGGATTTCGGAGATTGATGGTGAACGGAAATGCATCCGTTTCGAAGCGCTTACTGATGCCTCTATTGAAACCAGTCTTCAGGACTATAGACCTCCCAGTTGGCCCGAAGATTTTTCAAAGTATTTTCAGATTTTTTTTGATACCGAGATAAAGAGTGTGCGTCCAGAGCTCACAGAAGATGATGCTTTGGCAAGACATGTCGAATTGCCTGCAATCGGTAGCGCCTCAGTAGTACAAGGTCGTACCTTTGAGGACTGGTCGTACTACCTCACTGAAGACCAAGCGAATGTTCTGAAAGAAGATTTACGAACATCCATTAGGATCGTAGGGCCAGCTGGCTCTGGAAAGACTTTGACCTTGTGCCTAAGGGCGCTCCAGATATCTCGTGATGAAGCAATAATAAGAGGAGAGGAAAGAGTTCTCATCGCGACACATAGCTGGGCAATGTCCGAAAGAATTGATGGAGTGCTTCGCTCGCTCAATTCTGGTGTTGCGCCCGAGCGAATTACTGTTTTTCCGTTGATGTCTCTTCTTGAAGTTCATGCCGGGCATGTTGGAAGCAGCAAGATCGAAGTAATAGGTGACGACTCGTCTGACGGCCGAAACAGGACAATAGAGATCATTTCCGATGTGGTCTCATCCTTGACAGATTTTTCACCAAGCGGGCTGTCCACGTGGGTTACGGAAGGCTTGCGAAGTGACGCAGGCACCAAACCGCGCCGGGAACTGGTCATAAATCTGTATGAGGAGATTACGGGAGTCTTGTCAGCGTCCGGTGTCGCACCCGATGATGTAGAAGCCACAAGGCTTTATCTAAGAGCGCAACGCGAAGACTGGATGCCCCCATTCAATTCCATTCAGGATCGCGGCCTCGTAATTGCAGCGTACCGTGCTTTCTTGCGCGACCTTGTCGATAGAGCATCGATCACCACAGACCAGTTTATTCTGGATTCGATACGAATTCTGGAAACCTTCTCTTGGAGAATGAGGCGCGAGACCGAAGGGTATGACTTTATTTTGGTGGACGAACTGCAGTTATTTGATCCACAAGAAAGAGCGTGCTTGGAACTCCTTGGGCGAACTAAGACTGGCGTTCCATTTATCTCGGCAGAAGACCCCTCGCAGGGCGTATTCTCCTCTTTGAACGCAAGACATTCAACAACACCGAATAAACCTGTTTATCTTGAAACATTGCATCGTTTTAAGAAGGGTATTTTCGATTTTATCTCCTTTATTTATCGGCAGTTTCCGTTGAATGCTCTGCCGTTAAGAATAGAGAACAGTTCCGATGACGATATTATTCGCCCCGTTCATTATATATGTGACCTCGGCGAAGATCCTGTGGAAACGGTAATTGCTATTACTTCTAATATTGCAGACTCATCGTCTTCCAATATTACAACTTGCGTTATCACAGTTGGGGAGGATGAAGGCAGCATTTCGGATGCTTTAAAAATGAACGGGATTCATTGCACTCAACTCAAAAGTTTTGATGACGTCGAGAAGCTAGCTTACGTTAGGAGGACGGTTGTGGTCTCTCCGTGGGAGTATATTGGCGGGACGCAATTTGATCAGGTAATCGTAGCAGCCATTGGTATCTCGCAACCAGAGTCCCAGTTTGCTAAGCTTCGAGAAATGATATCCGTCTACTTGGCATGTAGCCGAGCTTCGCAGAGCCTGTACATCGTTACCCAGGGATATGCCCCATCCGTTATTACTAGTGCCCAAGAGCAAGGGCTTATCAAGAGCACACAGCTGTGA
- a CDS encoding LysR family transcriptional regulator yields the protein MKNNVSPDDLQVFLTVLTEGGFRAAAGRLGVAPSKVSTTISRIEEKLGVPLLLRTTRSVRATEQGQLLAERVAPLLCEVNAAVMETASSKGLVRGRLKLNVPGAVMPDILPPLLSDFQHRHPAVEVELVVENGLVDIIAAGCDAGIRYGAHLEKDMISIRIGPRVQQVALAASPGYLAEREHPRTPADLLRHDAIRYRLLSGRLLPWVLKDGDQTIDVEAVTRLTLSVNALNTGLTFARNGLGIIGAFRSWLESDFAGGTLVPVLPDHWTEQDGPRLYYPSRSTSAPLRAFIDFCQNSSRQNCRLRPDI from the coding sequence ATGAAGAACAATGTTTCCCCTGACGACCTGCAGGTCTTTCTGACGGTCCTCACCGAAGGCGGGTTCCGTGCCGCGGCCGGTCGCCTCGGTGTTGCTCCGTCAAAGGTCAGCACGACCATTTCGAGGATCGAGGAAAAGCTTGGCGTGCCGCTTCTTCTGCGTACGACGCGCAGCGTGAGGGCGACGGAGCAGGGGCAGTTGCTGGCCGAGCGCGTTGCGCCACTCCTGTGTGAGGTGAATGCGGCTGTGATGGAAACGGCAAGTTCCAAAGGCCTCGTGCGGGGACGATTGAAGCTCAATGTACCGGGCGCGGTGATGCCTGATATCCTGCCGCCACTGCTCAGCGATTTTCAGCATCGTCATCCGGCAGTGGAGGTTGAACTCGTCGTGGAAAACGGCCTCGTGGATATCATCGCAGCCGGCTGTGATGCGGGCATCCGCTATGGCGCCCATCTGGAAAAGGACATGATCTCCATTCGGATCGGCCCCCGGGTCCAGCAGGTCGCGCTTGCTGCATCGCCCGGCTATCTCGCCGAACGCGAGCATCCGCGAACGCCCGCCGATCTCCTGCGCCACGATGCGATCCGTTATCGCCTGCTGAGCGGGCGGCTTCTGCCTTGGGTGTTGAAGGACGGCGACCAGACGATCGACGTGGAGGCCGTTACACGGCTCACATTGAGCGTAAATGCCTTGAATACAGGCCTCACATTTGCCCGAAACGGATTGGGCATTATCGGCGCGTTCCGAAGCTGGCTTGAAAGCGACTTCGCCGGCGGAACACTCGTTCCGGTTCTCCCGGACCACTGGACGGAACAGGACGGGCCGCGCCTGTATTATCCGAGCCGTTCCACCTCGGCCCCTCTGCGGGCCTTTATCGATTTCTGCCAGAATTCTTCACGACAAAATTGCCGGCTTCGCCCGGACATCTGA